A single Zootoca vivipara chromosome 1, rZooViv1.1, whole genome shotgun sequence DNA region contains:
- the RPS13 gene encoding small ribosomal subunit protein uS15: protein MGRMHAPGKGLSQSALPYRRSVPTWLKLTSDDVKEQIYKLAKKGLTPSQIGVILRDSHGVAQVRFVTGNKILRILKSKGLAPDLPEDLYHLIKKAVAVRKHLERNRKDKDAKFRLILIESRIHRLARYYKTKRVLPPNWKYESSTASALVA, encoded by the exons atgGGTCGCATGCACGCTCCTGG GAAGGGCCTGTCCCAGTCTGCCTTGCCCTATAGGCGAAGTGTGCCCACA TGGCTCAAACTTACTTCTGATGATGTCAAAGAGCAGATCTACAAGTTGGCGAAGAAGGGCCTAACTCCCTCACAAATTG GTGTGATCCTCAGGGACTCCCATGGTGTTGCCCAAGTTCGTTTTGTGACAGGCAACAAAATTCTAAGGATTCTTAAATCCAAAGGACTTGCCCCTGATCTTCCAGAAGACCTTTACCACTTGATCAAGAAGGCTGTGGCTGTCCGTAAGCATCTTGAGAGGAACCGGAAG gataaaGATGCCAAATTCCGTCTCATTTTGATTGAAAGCAGAATTCACAGGCTTGCTCGTTATTACAAGACCAAGAGAGTACTCCCACCTAATTGGAAGTA tGAATCATCCACAGCTTCTGCTCTGGTTGCATAA